A window of the Brassica napus cultivar Da-Ae chromosome C5, Da-Ae, whole genome shotgun sequence genome harbors these coding sequences:
- the LOC106392723 gene encoding probable ubiquitin receptor RAD23a isoform X1 has protein sequence MKLTVKTLKGSHFEIRVQPSDTIMAVKKNIEDSQSKGSYPCGQQLLIHNGKVLKDETTLVENKVTEEGFLVVMLSKSKTASSAGPSSTQPTSTTTSSTTPAAPSTTQSIAANSTLAQEQPAAQSDTDRQTPSTLVSGSSVEQRVQQIMEMGGGSWDEETVLRALRAAYYNTERAVDYLYSGIPESEEAPLTNVSGVGSGAEQAAPPPASGGPNASPLDLFPQEAVSAAGAGDLGTLEFLRSNDQFQQLRSMVNSNPQILQPMLLELGKQNPQLLRLIQENQAEFVQLLNEPYEGSDGEMDVFDQPEQEMPHAVNVTPAEQEAIQRLEAMGFDRALVIEAFLACDRNEQLAANYLLENSADFED, from the exons ATGAAGCTCACCGTCAAGACTCTCAAGGGTAGCCATTTTGAAATTAGGGTTCAGCCCAGCGACACG ataatggcGGTGAAGAAGAATATTGAGGATTCACAGAGCAAAGGCAGCTATCCATGTGGACAGCAACTGTTGATTCACAATGGAAAGGTTTTGAAAGATGAAACTACTTTGGTGGAGAACAAGGTCACCGAGGAGGGTTTTCTTGTTGTCATGCTTAGCAAG AGCAAAACTGCAAGTTCAGCTGGTCCATCTTCTACTCAG CCTACTTCCACGACCACATCTTCAACTACG CCTGCAGCTCCATCGACAACCCAATCTATAGCTGCAAATTCCACTCTTGCTCAAGAACAACCGGC GGCACAAAGTGACACCGATCGTCAGACGCCGTCAACTTTAGTTAGTGGCAGTAGTGTTGAGCAAAGGGTTCAGCAAATAATGGAAATGGGAGGAGGCAGCTGGGACGAAGAAACAGTTCTTCGTGCGCTTCGTGCTGCGTATTACAACACTGAGAGAGCAGTGGATTATCTGTATTCT ggAATTCCTGAAAGTGAAGAGGCTCCACTAACTAACGTATCGGGAGTAGGATCTGGTGCAGAACAGGCCGCTCCTCCTCCTGCCTCTGGAGGACCTAATGCATCTCCTTTGGATTTATTTCCCCAG GAAGCAGTGTCTGCTGCTGGTGCAGGAGATCTTGGAACACTTGAATTCCTCAGAAGCAATGATCAG TTCCAACAATTACGATCCATGGTCAATTCCAACCCCCAGATTCTGCAG CCTATGCTTCTAGAGCTGGGAAAGCAGAACCCACAACTTCTGAGGCTAATCCAAGAGAACCAAGCCGAATTTGTTCAGTTACTCAACGAGCCCTACGAAGGATCTGACGG GGAAATGGATGTTTTTGACCAACCCGAGCAAGAGATGCCCCATGCAGTCAACGTTACTCCTGCAGAGCAAGAAGCGATTCAACGG CTTGAGGCAATGGGATTTGATAGAGCATTAGTGATAGAAGCCTTCCTTGCGTGTGATCGTAACGAGCAATTGGCGGCTAACTATCTGCTAGAGAACTCGGCAGATTTTGAAGACTGA
- the LOC106392723 gene encoding probable ubiquitin receptor RAD23a isoform X2, with translation MKLTVKTLKGSHFEIRVQPSDTIMAVKKNIEDSQSKGSYPCGQQLLIHNGKVLKDETTLVENKVTEEGFLVVMLSKSKTASSAGPSSTQPTSTTTSSTTPAAPSTTQSIAANSTLAQEQPADTDRQTPSTLVSGSSVEQRVQQIMEMGGGSWDEETVLRALRAAYYNTERAVDYLYSGIPESEEAPLTNVSGVGSGAEQAAPPPASGGPNASPLDLFPQEAVSAAGAGDLGTLEFLRSNDQFQQLRSMVNSNPQILQPMLLELGKQNPQLLRLIQENQAEFVQLLNEPYEGSDGEMDVFDQPEQEMPHAVNVTPAEQEAIQRLEAMGFDRALVIEAFLACDRNEQLAANYLLENSADFED, from the exons ATGAAGCTCACCGTCAAGACTCTCAAGGGTAGCCATTTTGAAATTAGGGTTCAGCCCAGCGACACG ataatggcGGTGAAGAAGAATATTGAGGATTCACAGAGCAAAGGCAGCTATCCATGTGGACAGCAACTGTTGATTCACAATGGAAAGGTTTTGAAAGATGAAACTACTTTGGTGGAGAACAAGGTCACCGAGGAGGGTTTTCTTGTTGTCATGCTTAGCAAG AGCAAAACTGCAAGTTCAGCTGGTCCATCTTCTACTCAG CCTACTTCCACGACCACATCTTCAACTACG CCTGCAGCTCCATCGACAACCCAATCTATAGCTGCAAATTCCACTCTTGCTCAAGAACAACCGGC TGACACCGATCGTCAGACGCCGTCAACTTTAGTTAGTGGCAGTAGTGTTGAGCAAAGGGTTCAGCAAATAATGGAAATGGGAGGAGGCAGCTGGGACGAAGAAACAGTTCTTCGTGCGCTTCGTGCTGCGTATTACAACACTGAGAGAGCAGTGGATTATCTGTATTCT ggAATTCCTGAAAGTGAAGAGGCTCCACTAACTAACGTATCGGGAGTAGGATCTGGTGCAGAACAGGCCGCTCCTCCTCCTGCCTCTGGAGGACCTAATGCATCTCCTTTGGATTTATTTCCCCAG GAAGCAGTGTCTGCTGCTGGTGCAGGAGATCTTGGAACACTTGAATTCCTCAGAAGCAATGATCAG TTCCAACAATTACGATCCATGGTCAATTCCAACCCCCAGATTCTGCAG CCTATGCTTCTAGAGCTGGGAAAGCAGAACCCACAACTTCTGAGGCTAATCCAAGAGAACCAAGCCGAATTTGTTCAGTTACTCAACGAGCCCTACGAAGGATCTGACGG GGAAATGGATGTTTTTGACCAACCCGAGCAAGAGATGCCCCATGCAGTCAACGTTACTCCTGCAGAGCAAGAAGCGATTCAACGG CTTGAGGCAATGGGATTTGATAGAGCATTAGTGATAGAAGCCTTCCTTGCGTGTGATCGTAACGAGCAATTGGCGGCTAACTATCTGCTAGAGAACTCGGCAGATTTTGAAGACTGA